From the genome of Schaalia dentiphila ATCC 17982, one region includes:
- the nucS gene encoding endonuclease NucS, with product MRIVIATCTVDYSGRLSAHLDPAKRVIMLKGDGSVLIHSEGGSYKPLNWMTAPCTVSMGDPGEDEEGVEQVWTVQADKTDDKLIIRIHEIIADVTEDLGVDPGLVKDGVEGHLQELLAEQVPQILGEGWELVRREFPTPVGPVDLMVRDADGNHVAIEVKRRGGIDGVEQLTRYLSLLGRDALLGDVTGIFAAQEITKQARTLAEDRGIRCVVLDYDAMRGVDDPESRLF from the coding sequence GTGCGTATTGTTATTGCTACCTGTACCGTTGATTATTCCGGTCGTCTGAGCGCTCACCTGGATCCCGCTAAGCGCGTCATCATGCTCAAAGGTGACGGCTCGGTCCTCATCCATTCCGAGGGCGGTTCCTACAAGCCGCTCAACTGGATGACGGCTCCCTGCACGGTCTCCATGGGGGATCCCGGCGAGGACGAGGAGGGTGTCGAGCAGGTCTGGACGGTTCAGGCTGACAAGACTGACGACAAGCTGATCATCCGCATACACGAGATCATCGCCGATGTCACCGAGGACCTGGGTGTCGACCCCGGCCTCGTGAAGGATGGCGTCGAGGGGCACCTGCAGGAGCTTCTCGCGGAGCAGGTGCCCCAGATCCTTGGCGAGGGCTGGGAGCTGGTGCGCCGCGAGTTCCCCACACCCGTGGGCCCGGTGGACCTCATGGTGCGCGACGCCGACGGCAATCACGTGGCGATCGAGGTGAAGCGCCGGGGCGGCATCGACGGCGTCGAGCAGCTGACGCGCTACCTGTCGCTGCTGGGGCGCGATGCGCTTCTGGGCGACGTGACCGGTATTTTCGCGGCCCAGGAGATCACCAAGCAGGCGCGCACCCTCGCCGAGGATCGCGGTATCCGCTGCGTGGTGCTGGACTACGACGCGATGCGCGGGGTGGATGACCCCGAGTCTCGACTTTTCTGA
- a CDS encoding DUF2550 family protein, whose translation MSLMTIVIWCAVLLACVGAILWAYMNVRARRIVSRLGAFRCWSRPDVHSGWTAGIGVYGVEELSWYRLVGLTFKPVYSIPRRGMEVSAPIAHSVDGSVVEVRLAYGDHRYEVAVERLTYNGLVSWVESGPPRLV comes from the coding sequence ATGAGCCTGATGACGATTGTGATCTGGTGTGCGGTTCTCCTCGCGTGCGTGGGGGCGATCCTGTGGGCGTACATGAATGTGCGCGCCCGCAGGATCGTTTCGCGTTTGGGGGCGTTCCGCTGTTGGTCGCGCCCGGACGTTCATTCGGGATGGACGGCCGGCATCGGCGTGTATGGCGTTGAGGAGCTGTCCTGGTATCGGCTGGTGGGGCTGACCTTCAAGCCGGTGTATTCGATCCCGCGTCGGGGCATGGAGGTTTCGGCCCCGATCGCGCACTCTGTGGACGGTTCCGTCGTCGAAGTGCGCCTGGCGTATGGTGACCATCGTTACGAGGTGGCCGTGGAACGCTTGACATATAACGGACTGGTCTCCTGGGTGGAGTCCGGTCCTCCGCGCCTCGTGTGA
- a CDS encoding F0F1 ATP synthase subunit epsilon — MASGKSLQVEVVSHEGRLWHGAAASVQFPTVDGSLGVLPGRQPLLAQLSEGTVTVSRADEVVSFQVTGGFASVDSDFVTVVADHATVAEQ; from the coding sequence ATGGCATCGGGCAAGTCCTTGCAGGTCGAGGTCGTCTCCCACGAGGGACGCCTGTGGCACGGCGCGGCTGCGTCCGTCCAGTTTCCGACGGTCGACGGAAGTCTCGGCGTGCTGCCGGGTCGTCAGCCCCTTCTCGCTCAGCTGAGCGAGGGAACCGTGACGGTGTCGCGGGCGGACGAGGTCGTGTCCTTCCAGGTCACGGGGGGATTCGCCTCAGTCGACTCGGATTTCGTTACGGTCGTGGCCGACCACGCTACAGTGGCAGAACAGTAA
- the atpD gene encoding F0F1 ATP synthase subunit beta, with the protein MTDTHAIAEGRVARVVGPVVDVEFPPDRIPPLYNALTVEVNLAGQGEGESTFTMTLEVAQHLGDNLVRTIALKPTDGLVRGAPVTDTGAPITVPVGDVTKGHVFNVTGDVLNLEEGETLEVTERWPIHRQPPAFDQLEARTKMFETGIKVIDLLTPYVQGGKIGLFGGAGVGKTVLIQEMIQRVAQDHGGVSVFAGVGERTREGNDLIGEMEEAGVFDKTALVFGQMDEPPGTRLRIALTGLTMAEYFRDVQHQDVLLFIDNIFRFTQAGSEVSTLLGRMPSAVGYQPNLADEMGLLQERITSAGGHSITSLQAIYVPADDYTDPAPATTFAHLDATTELSREIAAKGIYPAVDPLASTSRILDPALVGREHYDVATHVKAILQKNKELQDIIAILGVDELSEDDKVTVARARRIEQFLSQNMYMAEKFTGVPGSTVPLSETIEAFKRIAEGYYDDVPEQAFYNCGGIDDLERNAHELAKEA; encoded by the coding sequence ATGACTGATACACATGCAATTGCCGAGGGACGCGTCGCACGCGTCGTCGGCCCTGTCGTCGATGTCGAGTTTCCCCCGGACCGCATCCCGCCGCTCTACAACGCGCTGACCGTCGAGGTGAACCTCGCGGGCCAGGGTGAGGGCGAGTCGACCTTCACGATGACCCTCGAGGTCGCCCAGCACCTCGGTGACAACCTCGTGCGTACCATCGCGCTGAAGCCGACCGACGGCCTCGTGCGTGGCGCCCCCGTCACCGACACCGGCGCCCCGATCACCGTGCCTGTCGGCGACGTCACCAAGGGCCACGTTTTCAACGTGACCGGTGACGTGCTGAACCTCGAAGAGGGCGAGACCCTCGAGGTCACCGAGCGCTGGCCGATCCACCGGCAGCCCCCGGCCTTCGATCAGCTCGAGGCGCGCACCAAGATGTTCGAGACCGGCATTAAGGTCATCGACCTGCTGACCCCCTACGTGCAGGGTGGCAAGATCGGTCTCTTCGGCGGTGCGGGCGTCGGCAAGACCGTCCTCATCCAGGAGATGATCCAGCGCGTGGCCCAGGACCACGGCGGCGTCTCCGTGTTCGCCGGCGTCGGCGAGCGTACCCGTGAGGGCAACGATCTCATTGGCGAAATGGAAGAGGCGGGCGTCTTCGACAAGACCGCCCTCGTCTTCGGGCAGATGGACGAGCCGCCGGGCACGCGTCTGCGCATCGCCCTGACGGGCCTGACCATGGCGGAGTACTTCCGCGATGTTCAGCACCAGGACGTCCTCCTGTTCATCGACAACATCTTCCGCTTCACCCAGGCGGGCTCCGAGGTCTCCACGCTGCTCGGCCGCATGCCCTCGGCCGTGGGCTACCAGCCCAACCTGGCTGACGAGATGGGTCTGCTCCAGGAGCGCATTACGTCGGCCGGCGGCCACTCGATCACCTCGCTGCAGGCGATCTACGTTCCCGCTGACGACTACACCGACCCGGCTCCGGCGACGACCTTCGCCCACCTGGATGCGACGACGGAGCTCTCCCGTGAGATCGCGGCCAAGGGTATTTACCCCGCCGTGGATCCGCTGGCTTCGACCTCGCGTATCCTCGACCCGGCCCTCGTCGGCCGCGAGCACTACGACGTCGCCACGCACGTCAAGGCCATCCTGCAGAAGAACAAGGAACTGCAGGACATCATCGCCATCCTCGGCGTCGACGAGCTGAGCGAGGACGACAAGGTGACCGTCGCGCGTGCTCGTCGCATCGAGCAGTTCCTGTCGCAGAACATGTACATGGCCGAGAAGTTCACGGGCGTGCCCGGCTCGACCGTGCCGCTGTCGGAGACCATTGAGGCGTTCAAGCGCATCGCCGAGGGCTACTACGACGATGTTCCGGAGCAGGCGTTCTACAACTGCGGTGGTATCGACGACCTGGAGCGCAACGCTCACGAGCTGGCCAAGGAAGCCTGA
- a CDS encoding F0F1 ATP synthase subunit gamma, protein MGGQQRIYKQRIASTTTLAKVFRAMEMIAASRIGAARRAATEAGPYEKALTQAVAAVAVHTDLDHPLTEEREDTNRVAILVVASDRGMAGAYSATILRESEKLIADLREDGYEPVLYTFGRRASAYFRFRGVDIEREWEGESDSPSPGTAREMANVLLERFLDKDPDTGVGALHLVYTRFKTVMSQVPEVRQMLPLTVVDAPESDEERATERGFADDLSSAQPEYEFIPSAEAVLDTLLPLYVEARIHNVLLQSAASELASRQRAMHTATDNANELITKYTRLANSARQAEITQEITEIVGGADALNAS, encoded by the coding sequence ATGGGTGGACAGCAGAGGATCTACAAGCAGCGTATCGCCTCGACGACGACGCTCGCGAAGGTCTTCCGCGCCATGGAGATGATCGCTGCGTCTCGCATTGGTGCGGCGCGGCGCGCTGCCACCGAGGCGGGGCCTTACGAAAAGGCCCTGACCCAGGCGGTCGCGGCGGTCGCGGTCCACACGGACCTCGACCACCCGCTGACCGAGGAACGCGAAGACACCAATCGCGTGGCCATCCTGGTCGTGGCATCGGATCGCGGTATGGCCGGAGCCTACTCGGCGACCATCCTGCGCGAATCGGAGAAGCTCATCGCGGACCTGCGGGAGGACGGCTACGAGCCCGTTCTCTACACCTTCGGTCGCAGGGCCTCGGCGTACTTCCGCTTCCGCGGCGTTGACATCGAACGCGAGTGGGAAGGGGAGTCGGATTCTCCGTCTCCCGGGACCGCGCGCGAGATGGCGAACGTCTTGCTCGAACGTTTCTTGGACAAGGACCCCGATACGGGTGTCGGTGCCCTGCACCTCGTGTACACGCGCTTCAAGACCGTCATGAGCCAGGTTCCCGAGGTGCGCCAGATGCTGCCGCTGACGGTTGTGGATGCCCCCGAATCGGACGAGGAGCGTGCCACCGAACGCGGCTTCGCGGACGATCTGTCCTCGGCCCAGCCGGAGTACGAGTTCATTCCGTCTGCGGAAGCTGTTCTGGACACGCTTCTTCCCCTGTACGTGGAGGCGCGTATCCACAACGTGCTCCTTCAGTCGGCAGCGTCCGAGCTTGCATCGCGCCAGCGCGCCATGCACACCGCGACGGACAACGCGAACGAGCTCATCACCAAGTACACGCGTCTGGCGAACTCGGCCCGCCAGGCGGAAATTACCCAGGAAATCACCGAAATCGTGGGCGGGGCCGACGCTCTTAACGCGAGCTAA